A region of the Candidatus Polarisedimenticolaceae bacterium genome:
GGAAGGCGAGGTTCGAATCGCGCGCGATCTCGAGGTATCCGCGCAGGGGTTCCGGGGGAGCGGGGGCGAGGGCGACGGCGAGAAGGAGCTGGATCATGTCGCTGACAATATGTCAGCTACTGACATTTTGTCAACAGACGGACGTCAGGTTCGCTTCAGCGAGGCCCGCATCAGGGAGAACCCGAAATCCATCAGGGACTTGGGGGTGATTCCCATCTCCCGCTCGAAGTCCCCGCCCTTGCCGGCCGCGAGCATGGAGAGGCCGTGGGTGAACCCCCAGAGACAGACCGAGGTGACCTTGGGATCGCCCAGGTTCTTCCGGATCGAGCCGTCGCGAATCCCCTCGCGCAGGACCTTCACCATCAGCTCGATCGGCGCCATCTCGGCCGCCTTCGCCTTCGGATCGCTCGGCGGCTCCGAGATGAGCAGCATCTGGAACTCGGCGGGATGCGCCTTCCCGAAGGCGTAGTAGGCCCGTCCGATCGCCTCGATGCGGTCGAGCCCGGACTCGCCGCCGGAGGAGGCCTCGGTGAAGCGCTCCCCGAGGAGCCCGACGGCGCGAAGGCGCGCCGCCTGGATCAACC
Encoded here:
- a CDS encoding TetR-like C-terminal domain-containing protein; its protein translation is LIQAARLRAVGLLGERFTEASSGGESGLDRIEAIGRAYYAFGKAHPAEFQMLLISEPPSDPKAKAAEMAPIELMVKVLREGIRDGSIRKNLGDPKVTSVCLWGFTHGLSMLAAGKGGDFEREMGITPKSLMDFGFSLMRASLKRT